The following are from one region of the Paenibacillus sp. KS-LC4 genome:
- a CDS encoding ATP-binding protein, translating to MSIRAKLVYLISVTVTVILLLNITIYYMSSKDELQRNAEQQMRFIGNQIAVSIASAEQNSQLTEDELGERLRAVAIAIQSKLDPDIKNVRNDELVQLSKELGVDHITLWIQTKDDILSVRSTNPDELNMSPKTWNYWYTAFTQLFEQHKVTIPEGQKLENFWAGPINFGTSDPDKVFKWGNYYDGTTNYMINPYIHAQTFLDSKKKYGADAIVAQILRDKNNILEVTGFDPAYFGETPVVSIKNGAVVYNLDVRTIIFGQYYYKDSVNDPINTHKAIEKNEVVTIESKLNGKQVIKSFIPVQGPKPYVIGITFNNSALQQTLLRQVLTQGAISLGLILATVLCSYFISGFMVRSLNQIVCKVNEISNGNFGARISLKSNDEFGVLANRVNAMAQNLHTYMNRLTESAEELRQTKQYLESFVNHTSDAIHVSNLHGSVIQMNKAFEKMYGWTEEELLGQPLDNIPSELEMEGTFMLEFIQQGGSVADYDTMRYDKSGRLLDVSITVSSIRDEQEQIIAIATISRNITARKQTEEVLRRSEKLSVVGQLAAGVAHEVRNPLTTLRGFVQLLKKNGQLAPAYIDVMLSELDRINFIVSEFLVFAKPQASRFQRANIHEIMRGIILLLDSEANISNVQFTTRFDNEIPELKCEVNQLKQVFVNIIKNGIEAMPEGGELDIDLSYTPTTGIIIRITDHGFGITEDNLSRLGEPFFTTKQEGNGLGLMVCYQIIANHRGTMSFQSKKGIGTQVEIRLPVIQDAPPTG from the coding sequence TTGTCAATCAGAGCGAAGCTCGTTTACCTCATATCGGTTACCGTTACCGTGATTTTGCTGCTCAATATTACGATCTACTATATGTCTTCCAAGGATGAGCTACAACGGAACGCCGAGCAGCAAATGCGTTTTATTGGCAATCAGATAGCCGTCTCCATCGCCTCCGCCGAGCAGAACAGCCAGTTGACAGAGGACGAGTTGGGGGAGCGTCTGCGCGCCGTTGCAATTGCCATACAGAGCAAGCTCGATCCCGATATTAAAAATGTTCGCAACGACGAGCTTGTACAGCTGAGCAAGGAGCTGGGTGTTGATCACATTACGCTGTGGATCCAGACGAAAGACGATATTTTATCAGTTCGCTCGACGAACCCCGACGAGCTCAATATGAGTCCGAAAACGTGGAACTATTGGTATACCGCCTTTACCCAGCTATTCGAGCAGCATAAGGTTACGATTCCCGAAGGACAGAAGCTTGAAAATTTTTGGGCAGGACCGATCAACTTCGGCACCTCCGACCCCGATAAAGTGTTTAAATGGGGCAACTATTATGACGGCACGACCAACTATATGATAAACCCTTATATTCATGCGCAAACCTTTTTGGACAGCAAAAAGAAATATGGTGCGGATGCCATCGTCGCGCAAATTTTACGTGATAAAAATAATATTCTCGAAGTGACCGGCTTCGACCCTGCCTACTTCGGCGAGACGCCTGTTGTCAGCATAAAAAATGGTGCCGTCGTATACAATCTCGATGTACGCACCATTATTTTCGGCCAATATTACTACAAGGATTCGGTCAATGACCCTATCAATACACATAAAGCGATTGAGAAAAACGAAGTCGTTACCATCGAAAGCAAGCTGAATGGCAAGCAGGTCATCAAGAGCTTTATTCCTGTTCAAGGGCCAAAGCCATACGTTATTGGCATTACCTTCAATAACTCGGCCCTACAGCAAACACTGCTGCGCCAGGTTCTGACGCAGGGCGCGATATCTCTGGGTCTGATTTTGGCGACGGTGCTGTGCAGCTACTTCATTTCCGGCTTTATGGTGCGCTCGCTTAATCAAATCGTCTGCAAGGTTAATGAAATTTCCAATGGTAACTTCGGCGCCCGCATTTCCTTAAAGAGCAACGATGAATTCGGCGTATTGGCTAATCGCGTAAATGCGATGGCGCAAAATCTGCATACGTATATGAACCGATTGACCGAATCGGCGGAAGAGCTGCGGCAGACAAAGCAGTATTTGGAATCATTCGTCAATCATACCTCTGATGCGATTCATGTCTCCAACCTGCACGGCTCTGTCATTCAGATGAATAAAGCGTTTGAGAAAATGTACGGCTGGACGGAGGAGGAGCTGCTTGGCCAACCGCTGGACAACATACCGTCTGAGCTTGAGATGGAGGGTACCTTTATGCTCGAGTTCATCCAGCAAGGCGGCTCCGTCGCCGATTACGATACGATGCGTTATGACAAAAGCGGCAGGCTGCTCGATGTGAGCATTACCGTCTCTTCGATCCGCGATGAGCAGGAGCAGATTATTGCGATTGCGACGATTTCGCGTAACATTACCGCGCGCAAGCAGACGGAGGAGGTGCTGCGACGCTCGGAGAAGCTGTCCGTCGTCGGGCAGCTGGCGGCTGGCGTCGCCCACGAGGTCCGCAATCCGCTAACGACGCTGCGCGGGTTTGTTCAGCTGTTGAAGAAAAACGGTCAGCTAGCGCCCGCCTACATTGATGTTATGCTGTCTGAGCTGGACCGGATTAATTTTATCGTCAGCGAGTTTCTTGTGTTCGCGAAGCCGCAGGCGAGCCGTTTCCAGCGTGCCAACATTCATGAGATTATGCGCGGCATCATTTTATTGCTCGATTCCGAGGCGAATATTAGCAATGTCCAGTTTACAACCCGTTTTGATAATGAAATACCCGAATTGAAATGCGAGGTTAATCAGCTGAAGCAGGTATTCGTCAATATTATTAAAAATGGGATCGAAGCGATGCCGGAAGGCGGCGAGCTTGACATTGACCTGTCCTATACGCCAACTACCGGCATTATTATTCGTATTACCGACCATGGCTTCGGCATTACCGAGGACAATCTGTCACGGCTCGGCGAGCCTTTTTTCACAACGAAGCAGGAAGGCAACGGACTTGGCCTGATGGTTTGTTATCAAATTATTGCCAATCATCGCGGCACGATGTCCTTCCAAAGCAAGAAGGGCATTGGCACGCAGGTGGAAATTCGATTGCCTGTCATACAGGACGCGCCGCCGACCGGATAG
- a CDS encoding CatB-related O-acetyltransferase, whose amino-acid sequence MDMDLLRTVFPAKHKDGHTRIGEYTVGEPHAFSWGEGTKLTIGKFCCIAGGVSVMLGGNHRTDWVSTYPFTSFLTKHLHITGQPQTNGDVVIGNDVWICTHATIMSGITIGDGAVIGMNATVTRDVPPYAIVGGNPAELIRYRFSDQVIAKLLRIKWWDWPPMRIQKVVPLIASHDMKAFLDYCESHGY is encoded by the coding sequence ATGGACATGGACTTGCTGCGAACGGTATTCCCTGCCAAGCATAAGGACGGGCATACGCGAATTGGCGAATACACCGTCGGTGAACCGCATGCTTTTTCCTGGGGGGAGGGAACGAAGCTGACAATCGGCAAATTTTGCTGTATTGCGGGTGGCGTTTCAGTCATGCTAGGAGGCAACCACCGAACGGATTGGGTTTCGACCTATCCTTTTACTTCGTTTCTAACGAAGCATTTGCACATTACCGGCCAGCCGCAAACAAATGGTGATGTCGTCATCGGTAACGACGTTTGGATCTGTACACATGCGACCATTATGTCTGGCATTACGATTGGGGATGGAGCGGTCATCGGCATGAATGCGACGGTAACGAGGGATGTTCCGCCTTATGCAATCGTTGGAGGCAATCCGGCAGAGCTCATTCGGTATCGCTTTAGCGACCAGGTTATTGCCAAGCTGCTTCGCATTAAATGGTGGGATTGGCCGCCGATGCGTATTCAGAAGGTGGTGCCGCTCATCGCGTCGCATGATATGAAAGCCTTTCTGGATTACTGCGAATCGCATGGCTATTGA
- a CDS encoding lipoate--protein ligase family protein — MTIQPASPVPELQNLLLLDRMNDYSQTDPLYPFALDELLCRSTGQGGPAICHIWRHERAFILGLRDSRLPLAGDASRWLESLGYKAAVRNSGGAAVPLDPGVVNISLILPKANTLDFHFHQDFELMYSLIRSALAGAGVPVDKGEIAGAYCPGDFDLSIDGFKFCGIAQRRQAHAYIVQAFVIAEGAGQERAALVRSFYERAAGDAEPGAHPLVESGSTASLEELVGLGQGGGAEHFADAVKQIIRSGQTADGLAEAAARLQMPSPQQIEAMAQSLRGRYAATQM; from the coding sequence ATGACGATCCAGCCAGCAAGCCCGGTTCCCGAACTGCAAAATCTGCTGCTGCTTGACCGGATGAACGATTATTCGCAGACAGATCCGCTTTACCCATTCGCCCTAGATGAGCTGCTGTGCCGCAGCACTGGACAGGGTGGACCAGCGATATGCCATATTTGGCGCCACGAGCGCGCCTTCATACTGGGCCTGCGCGACAGCCGGCTGCCGCTGGCGGGCGACGCCTCCCGCTGGCTTGAATCGCTCGGCTATAAGGCAGCGGTACGCAACTCCGGCGGTGCGGCGGTGCCGCTTGATCCGGGCGTCGTCAACATTTCGCTCATATTGCCCAAGGCGAATACGCTAGATTTTCATTTTCATCAGGACTTTGAGCTGATGTACAGCCTTATTCGTTCCGCGCTCGCTGGGGCTGGCGTGCCAGTCGATAAAGGCGAAATCGCCGGGGCGTATTGTCCCGGCGATTTCGACCTTAGCATCGACGGCTTCAAATTTTGCGGCATTGCGCAGCGCCGCCAGGCACACGCCTATATCGTGCAGGCGTTTGTCATCGCCGAAGGCGCAGGCCAGGAGCGGGCGGCGCTGGTCCGCTCCTTCTATGAACGGGCAGCGGGCGACGCCGAGCCCGGCGCGCATCCGCTCGTAGAGAGCGGCAGCACGGCCAGCCTTGAGGAGCTGGTCGGCTTGGGGCAGGGCGGCGGTGCAGAGCACTTCGCGGACGCCGTCAAGCAGATCATCCGCAGCGGGCAGACGGCGGATGGCCTTGCCGAGGCGGCGGCTCGGCTCCAGATGCCGTCGCCTCAGCAGATCGAGGCCATGGCGCAATCGCTGCGCGGGCGCTATGCAGCTACGCAGATGTAG